A genome region from Sphingobacteriaceae bacterium GW460-11-11-14-LB5 includes the following:
- a CDS encoding glycosyltransferase yields the protein MNKLVSIVIPAYNEADNIFVIAESIKKVFSTINYDYEIILVDDGSADHTLEKIKDYASTANNIFFLEFSKNFGHQLAVKAGMDHAFGDCVISMDCDMQHPPELIPEMLQKWQEGFEVVYTIREEDKNLSKGKRSSSNLFYKTLNWLSDIDLEPGAADFRLLDQKVVSVFRNFHENEPFLRGLVKWLGFKQFAIRYNPAARFSGNSKYTFKKMLRLALHGVTSFSIKPLYSAVYLGFILSFASVLYIPYIIYAFVNHVEVSGWASVIMTIVFFGGLQLIILGIIGIYVGKMFMQSKNRPNYIIRSTNIQQK from the coding sequence ATGAATAAACTAGTTTCTATAGTAATCCCTGCTTACAACGAAGCCGATAATATTTTTGTAATAGCCGAAAGTATTAAAAAAGTTTTTTCGACCATCAATTATGATTATGAAATTATCCTGGTGGATGATGGAAGTGCCGATCATACCCTCGAAAAAATAAAGGATTATGCCTCAACAGCAAATAATATATTTTTCCTCGAGTTTTCGAAAAACTTTGGTCACCAGTTGGCGGTTAAAGCGGGCATGGACCATGCTTTTGGCGATTGTGTAATTTCTATGGACTGCGATATGCAGCATCCTCCCGAGTTGATTCCGGAAATGTTACAGAAATGGCAGGAAGGTTTCGAAGTGGTATACACCATCAGAGAAGAAGATAAAAATCTATCTAAAGGAAAAAGAAGCTCCTCAAACTTATTCTATAAAACCTTAAACTGGTTATCGGATATTGACCTGGAACCAGGCGCAGCCGATTTCCGCTTACTTGATCAAAAAGTGGTGAGTGTTTTTAGAAATTTTCATGAAAACGAGCCATTTTTACGTGGTTTGGTCAAATGGCTTGGTTTTAAGCAGTTTGCTATTCGGTATAATCCGGCCGCACGTTTTTCGGGAAATAGTAAATATACCTTCAAAAAGATGTTGAGGCTGGCACTGCATGGTGTTACCTCTTTCAGCATAAAACCATTGTATTCGGCCGTTTATCTGGGTTTCATTCTGTCGTTTGCCTCTGTACTGTATATTCCCTACATTATTTACGCTTTTGTCAATCACGTAGAGGTTTCAGGCTGGGCATCAGTAATTATGACCATTGTCTTTTTTGGAGGGCTCCAGCTCATTATCCTGGGCATTATAGGTATTTATGTAGGTAAAATGTTTATGCAATCAAAAAACCGCCCTAATTATATTATCCGTTCAACCAATATTCAGCAAAAATAA